A portion of the Haliaeetus albicilla chromosome 5, bHalAlb1.1, whole genome shotgun sequence genome contains these proteins:
- the NGB gene encoding neuroglobin isoform X2: MSTGNGLNFPLRPAAANPAAGLFDLDPDLLPLFQYNCKQFASPQECLSTPEFLDHIRKVMLVIDAAVSHLENLSCLEEYLCNLGKKHQAVGVKVESFSTVGESLLYMLEKCLGAAFSPDVREAWSKLYSAVVKAMQRGWETLPEGD, translated from the exons ATGTCAACCGGGAACGGGCTGAACTTTCCGCTCCGCCCTGCGGCCGCGAACCCTGCGGCGGG GTTGTTTGACTTGGACCCTGACCTATTGCCCCTTTTCCAGTACAACTGCAAGCAGTTTGCCAGCCCTCAGGAGTGCCTCTCCACCCCCGAGTTCCTGGATCACATCAGGAAG GTGATGCTGGTGATCGATGCTGCTGTGAGCCACCTGGAGAACTTGTCCTGCCTGGAAGAGTATCTCTGCAACCTTGGCAAGAAGCACCAGGCAGTTGGGGTGAAGGTGGAGTCTTTCTCG ACTGTCGGCGAGTCCTTGCTGTACATGCTGGAGAAATGCCTTGGCGCTGCCTTCAGCCCAGACGTGCGGGAGGCTTGGAGCAAACTCTACAGTGCTGTGGTGAAAGCCATGCAACGTGGCTGGGAGACCCTCCCAGAAGGGGACTAG
- the NGB gene encoding neuroglobin isoform X1, with product MDSGMPLSGRQRALIRESWQRVSGSPVQHGLVLFSRLFDLDPDLLPLFQYNCKQFASPQECLSTPEFLDHIRKVMLVIDAAVSHLENLSCLEEYLCNLGKKHQAVGVKVESFSTVGESLLYMLEKCLGAAFSPDVREAWSKLYSAVVKAMQRGWETLPEGD from the exons ATGGACAGCGGGATGCCGCTGTCTGGCAGGCAGCGAGCGCTGATCCGGGAGAGCTGGCAGCGGGTGAGCGGCAGCCCCGTACAGCACGGCCTCGTCCTTTTCAGCAG GTTGTTTGACTTGGACCCTGACCTATTGCCCCTTTTCCAGTACAACTGCAAGCAGTTTGCCAGCCCTCAGGAGTGCCTCTCCACCCCCGAGTTCCTGGATCACATCAGGAAG GTGATGCTGGTGATCGATGCTGCTGTGAGCCACCTGGAGAACTTGTCCTGCCTGGAAGAGTATCTCTGCAACCTTGGCAAGAAGCACCAGGCAGTTGGGGTGAAGGTGGAGTCTTTCTCG ACTGTCGGCGAGTCCTTGCTGTACATGCTGGAGAAATGCCTTGGCGCTGCCTTCAGCCCAGACGTGCGGGAGGCTTGGAGCAAACTCTACAGTGCTGTGGTGAAAGCCATGCAACGTGGCTGGGAGACCCTCCCAGAAGGGGACTAG